The genomic region GGCCTGACCTTTGCAAGCTCAGTATCAACAATAATTTCCATATCCGGCTCAGGCAGTTCCGCCAGGTGTTTCTCGGCCCCTGAATTCGAACACCTGATAGCTCTTGCTATGCCCTCAACACACCACAGATCGGGCCTGTTGGTATCGTTGAGTTCTATCTTAAGCTCATCCCCTTCGGAGGAATCGATTTCGCCTTTGACAAGAGAAAGAATGTCTGCCAGCTTCTCATCTCCGGGGTCTTCGATGCAGGCCATTGTGAAAAGGTCCTGCCTGCTGACTTCTATTTTAGGCATTTTCATCCACCTTTCCTGTTAGAAGGCGATCCGGTAGAACTCTGATGTCCCTCAGTCTGGACAGGTCAGGAGTTATCAGGTCGCGGATATCCTCAAGCCCCATTGCCAGCATCGCCATTCTGTCCAGGCCCAGCCCCCATGCTATCACAGGCACATCGATGCCCAGGGGCTTGCAGACTTCGGGTCTGAAAAGACCTGCGCCTCCGCCTTCAACCCATCCCAGTACCGGGTGCTTGATATGCATCTCCACAGAAGGCTCAGTGAAAGGAAAATATCCCGGGAGGAACTTGTAATCGGACGCGCCGGCTATCTCTTCGGCAAACAGTCTGAGAAGACCAAGAAGATGCCTCATATTTATATTCTCACCAAGTACTATGCCCTCCACCTGAAAGAAATCCGGAAGGTGTGTGGAATCAACCTGATCGTACCGGAAACACCTCGCGATACCGAAATATTTCCCGGGAACCTTTGGGTTCGAAGCCAGGGTCCTTGCTGACAGCGCGGTTCCCTGTGACCGTAGAATAGCCTGCAGGGACTGTTCATGGCTGAAACTGTAACCCCAGCCCCTTCCTCCGGTACTGCCACCGTTCTCATGTACTTCGGCAACACTGCTTTCCAGTTCCAATTCCGGAGGAGGTACTTCAATACCATCACTCAGATAATAAACATCATGAATATCCCTTGCCGGATGAAACTGCGGCATGAAAAGAGCGTCATTGTTCCAGAATTCATTCTCAGCCAGAGAACCTCTCATTTCAGCGAAGCCAAGAGCCAAAAACCGTTTTCTGACCGTATCAAGAAACTGCCTGTAGGGATGCAGTCTTCCGGTATGTATCTGCGAGGGAGGAATATCAAGCTTGTACCTTCTGAATTTCGCGTTCTTCCAGGAGCCGTCCGCCAGTATCTCTTGAGTCATGGCTCCGATGGTAACGTTCTCCTTAGACTCCCCAAGGGCTTTACGCCCCTCTTCCGTAATGTCGATGAGCCTTGTTACAACCACGTTCACAGCAAATTCCGCTCTGCTCTTACCTCTCTTAGGGCTCCTTTCGCGGAGAATGGAAACCACGTCCGGTGGCAACTGATCCATCTTCATCTCGTTACCCGCTGAAAGAGGTTCGTAAACAAGATCCCAGATTTTCCGGAAGACCGTTTCTTCAGGTTCTCCGTTCAGATGAATTCCATCAGCATCCTTTTTCAGAAGACCGGTTTTCATCAGTGATCCGAATGCGCTGCCCCAGCGTCCCCTGTCGAAAATGCTGTTCTCCTGTATCTCCTGAAGGGATCCGGCACCTCCGGCGATTTCCCTCAGCATCGCGAGTTCCGGGGTAACACCAGCCTCAAGGTAATTGACACCCAGGATTCCAAGCTCGATGAATTCTTCCTCGTTCCTTGATATCTCTCTGATTAGCTCTCTTGAAAGAAGCCATTCGGCTGCCCTTCTGTAAGAACCCTCATCGGGGAGATCACTTTTTTCAATTACTTCAGCATCCGATGATTCCCCGTTTTTCTCGAGGTAAGCGAGCAGTTTCTCTTCCAGCGGATGCAGGTCTCTTTCCTCAGTCACTTATTTCCCTTCTACCGGATCTTCCACAGCTCAACATCTTCAACAAGGAACATGCCCTGCTGTGGCCTTGGGACAGCATTGTCGCCCTTCAGAACCGCGCCGCACTCAGGACAGATGTAAGTATTCTCGGTAAGCTCAGCGTCACATTCGGGACATATCAGCCGCAGTTTTTCATCAATATATGTTATAAGCTCCAGCGCGGAAACATAACCGTTTCCATTACTGTCCGCATCTCCCCTGGAACCCTGCAGAAGAATTGGTGTAAGAATTCGCTCGCTTACGCTCAGATCCTCTCTCGCAGCGGTTAGAATCAGAACGTTGCTTCCGTCTGTAAAATCGTTCACAAAACCACCTGAATGACATGCGTCAAGGAACAGGAACACCGGTGATACCGAAAGGGAATCCACCAGAGACGCTATCCTGTCATCCGATATATCATCGTCGTACAAACAAATGGACTCATTTGCCGAATCAGGTTCTTCATCTCCTCCCGAACCGGGATACGACTGATCACCATGACCGCTGAAGAAAA from Candidatus Aegiribacteria sp. harbors:
- a CDS encoding phenylalanine--tRNA ligase subunit alpha, translated to MTEERDLHPLEEKLLAYLEKNGESSDAEVIEKSDLPDEGSYRRAAEWLLSRELIREISRNEEEFIELGILGVNYLEAGVTPELAMLREIAGGAGSLQEIQENSIFDRGRWGSAFGSLMKTGLLKKDADGIHLNGEPEETVFRKIWDLVYEPLSAGNEMKMDQLPPDVVSILRERSPKRGKSRAEFAVNVVVTRLIDITEEGRKALGESKENVTIGAMTQEILADGSWKNAKFRRYKLDIPPSQIHTGRLHPYRQFLDTVRKRFLALGFAEMRGSLAENEFWNNDALFMPQFHPARDIHDVYYLSDGIEVPPPELELESSVAEVHENGGSTGGRGWGYSFSHEQSLQAILRSQGTALSARTLASNPKVPGKYFGIARCFRYDQVDSTHLPDFFQVEGIVLGENINMRHLLGLLRLFAEEIAGASDYKFLPGYFPFTEPSVEMHIKHPVLGWVEGGGAGLFRPEVCKPLGIDVPVIAWGLGLDRMAMLAMGLEDIRDLITPDLSRLRDIRVLPDRLLTGKVDENA